The DNA region ATCACTTCTCTTTCTCGTCTTCCACCGGTCGCGAATCGACTGCGTCTTTCGGCTCGCTCACGCTGGCTATCGACTGCCTCATGCGCGTGTCCGCCAGAACGTTCTGGAGCTGGTAATAGTCCAGCACTCCGAGCTTGCCCGACCGTAACGCCTCCGCCAGCGCCTTTGGCACCTCAGCCTCCGCCTGAACCACCCTCGCCCGCATCTCCTGCACTTGTGCCTTCATCTCCTGCTCGCGGGCGAGTGCCGCAAACCTCCGCTCCGCCGCTTTCGCCTGGGCTATGTTCTTGTCCGCTTCCGCCTGGTCCATCTGGAGCTGCGCCCCGATGTTCCTCCCGACGTCGACGTCGGCGATGTCTATGGACAGTATCTCGAACGCCGTGCCGGCGTCCAGGCCTTTGCTCAGCACGGTGCGGGATATCTTGTCGGGGTTCTCCAAGACTTCCTTGTGACTTTCCGCCGATCCGACAGTCGTGACCACGCCTTCCCCTACCCGAGCTATTATCGTGGCTTCGCCGGCTCCGCCTACGAGCCTGTCGATGTTGGCGCGCACCGTCACTCGCGCCTTGGCCTTGAGTTCGATCCCGTCCTTCGCTACAGCGGCCACCACGGGCGTCTCTATCACTTTCGGGTTCACGCTCATCTGTACGGCCTCAAGGACGTTCCTACCAGCTAAGTCTATGGCACACGCCCGCTCGAACGACAAGTTGATTTCCGCCCTCTGAGCTGCGATGAGAGCGTCGACCACTCTATCGACGTTGCCACCCGCTAGAAAGTGCGCCTCCAGCTTGTCCACGCTCACCTGTAGGCCGGCCTTCACCGCCTTGATGAGAGGCATGATGATCCGCCCGGGTGGGACGCGTCGCAACCTCATGCCCACCAAAGTGAAGATACCCACGTGCACCCCGGCTGCCCACGCGGACACCCACAGGCCGACCGGCACGAAGTTTAGCAGAACGAGCAAACCTGCGACTACCAAGACAGGCAGGATCATTAGGGCGTATGCCGCTCCCATTCACATTACCTCCCGGTTGAGCTTGTGGTACAGACTCCAGTGATGATCCACGAATCCTCTATCCAACTGATTTTGCGCTCTCCTCGTGAACGCGCACGACGATGCGCGGTCCTGCGATGTCCACTACCTCCACAGCAGCGTCCTTCGCGATGAACTCACCCTCCGACACCGCGTCAAGCCTGGTGCCGTCCACGATTATGGTGCCACTGGGGCGCAGTGCGGTAAGCGCCCTTCCCACGCGTCCAAGGTATGCGCCGCGCTCAGGCGCCGTGATGTAGCCTTCGCGCGCGCCCTGGACCGTCTTTAGCACTAGTCGCCCGATGAACGGTGATCCGCTCAGGTACCTAAAGGCCGCCGCCACGACCACCGCAGAGATCGCCGAAGAGAGCGAGATGACCAGCAAGGCCTGACGGAAGTCCCCGAAGCTCAACACGATCGAGGCAAGGGTGGCGGCGGCCCCTGCGAAGCCCGCGACCCCGAACCCGGGCACCACAAAAGCCTCCACCAGGAGAAGCACGAAGCCGAGCACGAAAAGGGCCACAACCTCCCAGCCAGCGATGCCCGCGATCATTCTGCCGCCGAAGAAGAGTCCCAGGGCAACCACGCCCGCGGTGCCTGGAACTCCCCAACCGGGGGAGGCCATCTCGAAGAGGAGGCCCAGAAAACCCAAGGTAAGGAGGATGGAGCTCACCGTGGTCTCCGTCAGGAACCTCGCGACTTTCTCGGCCGAGGTTTGCCGCACCTCCACAATCCTCGCGCCGGGGAACCCGAATTCCCGCAGGACCTCGATCCTGTTGGCTGCCACCGCGTCTGCGATGCCGTGTTCCCTCGCCTTCTGCGCGGTAAGCGTCAAGACCTTGCCCGGCTCAGTGAGGCCCTCAATGGCCACGTCAGCGTCCACCATGGCCGCGGCCACTCGGGGGTCACGCCCCCTAGCCTGGGCGGTTGCCTCGAACTCGCCGCGGAGCGCGGAGATGGCTTTGGGGTCCTTCGGGACGGTCTCGGCGGCGCCAATACTGGCACCCGGAGCCATCGCGATACGCTCCGCAGCGAGCGTGATGAGCGCGCCCGCAGACCACGCTCTTCCTTTTACGAAGGATATTGACGGCACCTCCTGGTCGAGGACCATGTCGCGTATCTCGATGGCAGCGTCGACGCGCCCTCCGAAAGTGTCCACTTCCATGAGCACGCAAACGGCCCCGGCAGCCTGTGCGGCTCTGATCCCCCTCCTGATGTACGCCGCGAGGCCCGGCTCGACGGGCCCTTGCACCTTCAACACGTACACGGTCGAACCGCCCTCGACCTGCTGCGCGAGGGCCTGGTTGCCCGGCCACACGTGTGCCGTCGGCACGTGGACGAGCACTCCGGCCAACGTGAGGGCGAGAAGAATCGCACCGGTCTTGTAGCGTGCGCGCGTCATGCGACACCTCAGTCCACTTTGGCTTAGTACCCTGAGTTTCGGCCCGAAATGGGTGATGCCCGACGGAAGACGTCGGGCATCACCCGCCATGCCAATCCTAGTAACGGAACCTGCGCTTCCGTGCAGCCTCCGACTTCTTCTTCCTCCGCACGCTCGGCTTCTCGTAATGCTCGTGCTTCCTTAGTTCAGCGAAGACTCCCGACCTCTGGCACTCCCGCTTGAACCTGCGGAGCGCGCTATCGAGGGATTCGTTTTTTCCTACACGTACTTCCGACATCCGATCTCCCTCCCTCCGCAACCACGATGTTTACCCGACGGTGCTGCGACTCAACGCAGCCGTTTGTGGCGGCGGAGACCAGTCGGGCACTTGCCGAGAAGATCTACGCCCGATTATACCCCAGCGCTCGACCACATGTCAACGCCGCACAGTGCGCGCGTGCGCCCGCGTGTCTGCGCGGCCACCCCGCCATCTGTCGCCACGCCGCGCCCGTTCGCGGCTCGGCACGACCTCATGCCTCGCGAGCTGCGTTTGCGCTTGCCGACGACTCATCCGGGAGGCCACCCAAACCTCCTGCCTCCGAGAAGGTGGAAGTGGATGTGGAAGACGCTCTGACCCGCCAGCTCGCCGCAGTTTCCGACCACGCGAAAGCCGCCCTCGGCCCCGAGAGTCGACGCGAGCTTCGCTGCAACGACCAGGACATGTCCTGCCAAGCCCTCGTCCTCCTCGCGCAGGTCGGCGAGGGCACTTACATGCCGCTTCGGAATGACTAGCACATGGATGGGCGCCTGAGGGTTGATGTCGCGGAAGGCAAGAGTTCGGTCGTCTTCGTACACCACGTCCGCCGGAATCTCGCGCCTCGCGATCCTGCAGAACAGGCACCCCCCGTACACGTCCCCCGCGCTCGGGCCAGCCTTGGTGTCGGCAGTCCTCATCGTAGTCCCCCCCTCGTCAGTTATAAGTTCTCCCTGACCGTCCCCGATCCTCCCTGTGAGCCCACAGGTGGAGAAAGTCTTCTCGCGGTCACCCCATCCGGACAGGCACCCACGACGGTCACGGGAACGATGTCCCCGATCTCGCTCGCGCGGGTCGCCTCCTCTAGCAACTGGATCCTCACGTAGGTGCTTCCTAGACCCTCCACGA from Bacillota bacterium includes:
- a CDS encoding ATP-dependent Clp protease proteolytic subunit yields the protein MTRARYKTGAILLALTLAGVLVHVPTAHVWPGNQALAQQVEGGSTVYVLKVQGPVEPGLAAYIRRGIRAAQAAGAVCVLMEVDTFGGRVDAAIEIRDMVLDQEVPSISFVKGRAWSAGALITLAAERIAMAPGASIGAAETVPKDPKAISALRGEFEATAQARGRDPRVAAAMVDADVAIEGLTEPGKVLTLTAQKAREHGIADAVAANRIEVLREFGFPGARIVEVRQTSAEKVARFLTETTVSSILLTLGFLGLLFEMASPGWGVPGTAGVVALGLFFGGRMIAGIAGWEVVALFVLGFVLLLVEAFVVPGFGVAGFAGAAATLASIVLSFGDFRQALLVISLSSAISAVVVAAAFRYLSGSPFIGRLVLKTVQGAREGYITAPERGAYLGRVGRALTALRPSGTIIVDGTRLDAVSEGEFIAKDAAVEVVDIAGPRIVVRVHEESAKSVG
- the floA gene encoding flotillin-like protein FloA (flotillin-like protein involved in membrane lipid rafts), which encodes MGAAYALMILPVLVVAGLLVLLNFVPVGLWVSAWAAGVHVGIFTLVGMRLRRVPPGRIIMPLIKAVKAGLQVSVDKLEAHFLAGGNVDRVVDALIAAQRAEINLSFERACAIDLAGRNVLEAVQMSVNPKVIETPVVAAVAKDGIELKAKARVTVRANIDRLVGGAGEATIIARVGEGVVTTVGSAESHKEVLENPDKISRTVLSKGLDAGTAFEILSIDIADVDVGRNIGAQLQMDQAEADKNIAQAKAAERRFAALAREQEMKAQVQEMRARVVQAEAEVPKALAEALRSGKLGVLDYYQLQNVLADTRMRQSIASVSEPKDAVDSRPVEDEKEK
- the rpsU gene encoding 30S ribosomal protein S21 — its product is MSEVRVGKNESLDSALRRFKRECQRSGVFAELRKHEHYEKPSVRRKKKSEAARKRRFRY
- a CDS encoding histidine triad nucleotide-binding protein, whose translation is MRTADTKAGPSAGDVYGGCLFCRIARREIPADVVYEDDRTLAFRDINPQAPIHVLVIPKRHVSALADLREEDEGLAGHVLVVAAKLASTLGAEGGFRVVGNCGELAGQSVFHIHFHLLGGRRFGWPPG